The segment GCCATCAAAAAGAGATACACAAAATGATATACCTAGTGATAATACACCTAGTTATAAACTTACAGATGAGGAATGGAATCAATTGAAAGATGATTTTATATCACAATATTTACCAAATACAGaaccaaataataattatagaaGTGGAAATAGTCCAACAAATACCAATAATACTACCACGTCACATGATAATATGGGAGAAAAACCTTTTATTATGTCCATTCATGATAGAAATTTATATACTGGAGAAGAAAttagttataatattaatatgagtACTAATACTATGGATGATCCAAAATATGTAtcaaataatgtatattctGGTATTGACCTAATTAATGATTCATTAAATAGTGGTAATCAAcctattgatatatatgatgaagtgctaaaaagaaaagaaaatgaattatttggAACAAATCATGTGAAACAAACGAGTATACATAGTGTTgcaaaaaatacatatagtGACGACGctataacaaataaaataaatttgttcCATAAATGGTTAGATAGACATAGAGATATGTGTGAAAAGTGGGAAAATCATCATGAACGTTTAgctaaattaaaagaaaaatgggaaaatgataatgatggaGGTAATGTACCTAGTGGTAATCATGTGTTGAATACGGATGTTTCGATCGAAATAGATATGGATAATCCTAAACCTATAAATCAATTTAGTAATATGGATATAAACGTGGATACACCTACTATGGATAATATGgaagatgatatatattatgatgtaaatgataatgatgatgataatgatcaACCATCTGTGTATGATATACCTATGGATCATAATAAAGTAGATGTAGATGTACCTAAGAAAGTACATATTGAAATGAAAATCCTTAATAATACATCTAATGGATCGTTGGAACAACAATTTCCTATATCGGATGtatggaatatataaaaaaaaaaaatatattattttacttgtttattttttttttttttttttttgttatattttatttgtatattcatttgtataatataaatatatatattcatagtatatatatatttttattttgatatatttgtataataatatttgtatatatatatatataatttgtttttttggcttttatataatatttgtaaatatatatatatatatatatataatttgtttttttgtttttgtataatatttctaaatatattcgattcataattttttgagtaatatttttatttttttttcattttatttttgattttttttttaaatgtcattgttcataattttaatatataatttttattttgtttgtataatatatataaatttgttttattttgtttctaTTTGACACATgtgattatttgtatatataaatttgttttatttgtataatatatatatatgttttattttgtgtttATTTGACACATttgattatttgtatatatattttgttcgaatttattttaattatttgtttttggatatttgtatatataaatttgtttcatttgtattatatatatatgattaaaaaaaaaaaataaaataaaaacatagaAACATATACCAtaccatataaattatattcatagtagtatattatatggttccatattaaaataaactaatataatacactaaaatatttcttattatatatatatatatatatatatttaatatagtaACAACAAAAATGTTTTCAACACCATATACGGATATATCAacacattataatataataataatgaattaatCTAATCTTACaataagtattattataaaatagtaacaatataatatatcatatataataattgtattggaataacaatatttatatgatatccttttttttttttttttttttgtattcatacgtactatcatcatcaatataggaaataaattctttttaagaaatatgaagaattttttttttaacgcTTCTAATTacgtataaaataaaaataaatgattccTTGTTTTTccatagtatatataatgtcgcgttatttgtttattgtataataatatatttattaaaatatgtagtaattaattattttgttacaacatgtaataataaaattaatgtatCATAAGTTGTAAAATACCATAACTtctattttaagaaatatatatataataatacacgttatgattataatatatttgaataacaTAAAACAATAGAATGTATTATGTAATAGTACGTATAATatcttattttgttatttgttttttttttaataataataaatatttatattttttgcgataattatataatttactactttaatgataaattaacgttttaatttatttgtaatatttttataaaaaaaaaaaaataatattaatcttaGTAACAACATAGATAAATTAGAGGGaattttataacatacaataaattttagaacaaaacaaataacataatatatgaaaatttatttattaatatatatgtatatattattatttgaagaagattttatatcatttattatgttataaaatatttgttgttaattgtttttataacaaCAATGTTAcgaaattatatgttttaataactATTTCATaagtatttcatatatatatattataaattggtattatatatatgtcatacACAATTTCCAAAACGTTGGTTTTGCAcatttgtaaataatttacaaCACAGAAATATgttgtattattactatatcgTTAGATATTAttgagaaaaatgaaaaaaataaaaaaaaaataaaccaaaaataaccataataatttattgtgttgatttaaaattaaatttcattaaaaattaaaaattaaaaaaaattataaaaaatgcagaatgttttgataaattattttaatattaatttttttacgtttttgtttttttttttttgtaataaataaaatggcAAATGTGGATccactataaaaaaaaaaatatatttacataatgggaaaataattgttaattatattaaataaattataatcatattttatgttaaacatttttatttaatttatttataatataaaataaagtattttatgtgatttttttagttataatatttatcaaaaaataatatacgtatcacaattaaaaaaaatgaaagtccattatattaatatattattgtttgagcttccattaaatatattggtaaTTCCatgtcacatatatattaaagaggattaatataatcatattataatataatatatatatttatatataaatatattacgatatcgtatatataatttttatatatatatagtccaaatatacatatatatatataaacataaaaacatacatatttataacatatatatataaaataaaaaagaactaattataatatacatatatatgtgaccattttgtatagatatataatcaAAGGAACCATAACAGCACAACACCACATCATCCACCAAATACCAGGCTATTATGCGAATGTGAATGGTATGCCCCATCCAACTATGATAATGACCCACAAATGAAAGCAGTAATGCAAGATTTTGATCGTCAAACGTCGCAACGTTTTGAAGAATACAATGAACGCTTGCTcgaaaacaaacaaaaatgtaaagaaCAATGCGAtaaagaaatacaaaaaattattttaaaagataaattgGAAAAAGAATTGGCTGAAAAGTTTGTCACATTACAAACAGATATACAAAGTGATGCTATTCCAACATGCGTTTGCGAAAAATCAGTCGCAGATAAAGTTGAAAAAACATGTTTAAAATGTGGAGGTGTGTTGGGAGGTGGTGTGACACCTGCTTGGGGTCTTCTCAGCGGTATTGTTTATACTGGATGGAAAGCAGCAGCGTTGGCAGCTGCTAAGGAACTTGCCGAAAAAGCCGGTGCAGCTGAGGGTGCTTCTCAGGGTGCTGCGGCGGGTGCCGTTGAAGTAATTAAATCAATTAAAACAACATTTGGTATAGAATCATTAGGTGTTAATCCATTGCAATCATTATTTAATGCcgaaaattatatgaatgcCAAATTCATTAGTGAATCTATTCATTCTGAATTTATCAGTTCGGGATGTGGAGCTATTTTAAAACCCCCGAACAAGCCTATTTGCACTTCTGTGTATAAAGGAATTGAAGCTACATCGAGAGGTAAGGGTGTTAAGCCTATAGAGTTTATAGGAAAAAAAGTAGAAACTATGGTTTCACAAGCCAAAGATGTTGCTGAAGCTACAAAGGCTCAGGTGACTTCTGAAACTACTGCTACACTCACAGATCTAAAGACCGGTGTGGTACAAACTACATATATGGGTTACCAAACTGTTATTATTGCTTCTATCGTTGCAATATTGTTAATAGTTTTggttatgattattatttatttaattttacgttatagacgaaaaaaaaaaatgaagaaaaaactcCAATATATCAAATTATTAGAAGAATAGATGTGATGTATTTGGTATTTTTCGATGTTGGTAGGATGTATGGTACACGTAGTATTTTTCTTTGAATGTAccgtgtgttttttttttttttttctgcattataaataactatatatttttatatgtattgcgcttttatatataatttatttttctataattttatttatttatttatttatttattttttaaaactcttttaattaataaacaatgtaatttttaatttatataaaatacttatacgtattataatatattatttttttaaaacataatgtaacgtatattttttaaatacctCATATGTTTTtcaaaggaatatatatcaaaaaaaacaataaaacttatgattattataattatgattattatgattatgattattatgattactattattataaatattttaagaaacatattattcaaaatattatatctatatttatataatttaaattaaaaccaataagtatattatttcaattcAGAATTATCATCCTTAAAAAAcctatcatattatatattatgttatttatatttatttcataatatattttattattttaattattttttattagaaataCTACTAATACAAtgaattcaaaaaatattcaacatataacaaaatataataattacacgtaatataacaaatagatacaatacataaaaaaaccaataaaaacacaaaaaacaaatcaaattaataaaaatagaacacaataaaaaaaagaataatgtatattttttattttaatataataatacactttttctttattttgctctgtaatttttattatgttgttttatttagtataatatgtagatattttttgtttttatatatatatatttatttgataatatgtatatatttatgagatataatttcatatatatttcataatttatattgttctttttaatttttttttaagtgttATTTGTTTCTATATTACGGTATGCattgatttattatcattatatttttatatatattaagtggcaaaaaaagaaaaaaaaaaaaaaaatttgtttattaaatattttttcttctgtaaaatgttttccatttttgtttatatttatatttatatatttttttttttttttttttttttttgttattttttatatatatgaaagttgtatgatatatttaaaatttttttttttttttttttttttgttattttttatatatatgaaatttatatgatatatttcaaatttttcttttttttttttttttttttattattttatatgtaaacacatttaggaaaaaaaaattataataataatttttatatatatatatatatattttttttttttttttttaatataataaaaagtaaaaattataaaataaaaaataaaaatattaaatttttaaagtaCTGTTATcactaataaaattaatagttATACTGTTAATTACTActtctaataatattactattaatagtagtattaataacaataatacaaatagtaatatattattatattcaatgCGTTTCCAATagtttatgttttttaatttaaataattttaactattattgttatcatattaaatatatatatataatacaatataattatgatatatatatgtacatatatataatataatttgtaacactaaaaattaaatacaaaaaaaaaaaaaaaatacacaaacaaaaaatataatataacatgaacaattaaaaaatataacataatacacaaatataaaatataatataatacacaaatcaaatataatataacatcaacaaataaaaaatttaatataatgcacacataaaaaaaaattcaaacatatgtatatacatacatatatatattatatatcccaTACATCGGTTATAGGATATTTCTCTTTCACTAATTTAGTATTTATATCCATTTCAATTTGTACTTTACTAGGAACATCCACAGCATTACTATCCACAACTGATGCATCATGATCATTTacatcataataaatatcatcTTGCACATCATAATAAggttctttatatttttccagATCTTCCAAGATAGTATCCATATTAGTAAATTGATTTATAGGTTTAGGATTATCCATATGTATTTGTATAGAAACATCAGTATTCAACGTTTTGTTACTATCACTAGTGTGAGTGTTACCACTATGTGTCTCATTTTCCCATTCTTCTTTCAATTTGGCTAATCGTTCGTGATGATTTTCCCACTTTTCGCACATATGTCTATGTCTATCTAGCCATTTATGGAATAGTTCCAGTTGGTTGTGGATGGGGTCactatttgtattttttgcAACACTATTGGttgatgtattttttttcgtATGATTTGTCCCAAATAATTCGTTTTCTTTTCGTTTTAACaattcatcatatatatcaataggTTGATTACCACTTAGTGCGTCGTTGATTAGGTCGATACCACTATATGAATCATGTTTGCCACTTGTTAGACCACGGTTATCACTTGTTGGATCAATACCACTGTATACATTATTTTGACCActgtataaattatttttaccaTTGTATAAATCATTATTACCACTGTTAGTACTCATATCATAATTGTATTCTTCTCCAGTATATAAATCCCTATCATGAATAGAAGTAATAAAAGGTTTTTCTTCCATATTATCACGTGACATGGTAGTATTGGTATTATTATCCACATTATGACGTGACGTGGTAGTAATATTGGTATTTGTTGGAATAGTTCCACTTGTATAATCATTTGGTATATCATTTGGTTGTTCACTTTGTAACATATTAGATATAAAATCATGTTTCAATGTATTCCACTCATTATCTGTAATTTTACTACTAGGTATACcatcattttgtatatcattTTGTGTATCACTAGCTGTTGTGTTGTTACCACTAGCTGTTGTGTTGTTACCACTAGCTGTTGTGTTGTTACCACTGGCTGTTGTGTTGTTACCACTAGGTTCTAGTACCACTTCGatcaatgttttatatttagggCTACCTGGTACATATATGTCATTAATATCCAATTCTTCATACTCACTTTCGGAAGATGAAGTAATATCACTATAATGATCGGTGTAACCACTATCTGTTCCACTATCTCCTTCAAGGTAAATGTACCGTTTGCCTCTGTATTTACCACTAGTATAAGGTATATATCTATTGGGTGAAAGTTTTGTCGGTATATCATAATCACTTTTGGGGATATTAATGACACGCAAAAGATCAATAGTAGATTTggtttttttctaaaaaaaaaatgaacatatatgtgtatgtatatatgtatttaggtatatatttatgtatatatgtatgtagttattggtatatatatatatgtatgtgtaaaTGTGAATGTAGTtatgggtatatatatatataatatatatatgtatgtgtatatgtacatgtatttaatttttttatttttttttatttaattaaatttttttatttattatttttttttatttaattaaattttaatattttttttttttttttttaatttttttttttttttttttttttaattttatttttttttttaacatttttttaattttcttttattttatttctaataaattttttttataatcattatttttattaatataatttttttttaattttttttgataaaatttttcattttttattttataaaaatttttatttttattttaattttaattttcattattttaaaaatttctttcatttttttttatttgatgatatatattttttttttaacattttctttttctttttttgtttttattttatttctaataatttttttttataatcattatttttattaatataatttttttttaattttttttgataaaatttttcattttttattttatcaaaatttatatttttattataatttttattatttttaaaatatttttctcctttttttttttttttttttattttaataaatttttttttatatttcttttttaatataaatacatatatataaaatatatataaaacacatacatatacacaaatatatatccaaacATACTAAcagatacatataaaaaaaacacatccacatatatatatccaaacgctcaaacatatatatacatatacatatatatacatatatatatatcaaaacaCATATATCCACACAAAAAAACACATCcccacatatacatatatatatataatacctttagataaaaataagtgAATGCAGCAAAACCGATGCCAATACTCCACATGATGGTAGAAGACATGAGGGCGGTTTTAACATGGGGGTTGTCGAACACATTTGAGGGGGGTTTTGGTTGTGGGGTTTCGGGGTTGTCATCACCACTATCTGCTTTTGGTGATGGTTCTTGAGGTCCACGTGTGGCACCATCATCTCCTGCCGATGGGGCAATACGTTCTTCCTCTTGTTTGGGTCCATCAGTGCTATCTGTTTCCACTGTTTCTTTTGTTATCGTGTCTTCTGATGTACAAGTTTCTCCTGTTTCatcgttttctttttttgtatcCACTACATTTTTACAAATTTCCGGCATCTTCACCTCTATTTCTTCGTGTAGTGTATCGTCTTCGTCTTCAACGAGGGGGGGGGAATCACACGATGTTTGGTGGGTTTGGTCACTATGTTCGTCTGAACAAgattctgtttttttttcaagcTTTTTAAGCATACAATCTATAGCGTCTTCTTTACTATTTTCTGAGGAATCAGTTTCAGTACATCCAAGTGACTTCAAGAAATGATATAATTCTGTACAAGGTTTCATAATTTTGTTAAGTTCAGTTAGATGTTGCAAATCCTCCAAAAACATTTTAACCGAAGATTTCATGTCATCGTCACCCTCTTTTTGTTCTCgattattaaaatgtttttttatttgatcccactcctttttctttttttctaccCATTTTTTTACACATACACAACCGTTTTTTGAATTTCCTTCACTACATGTCTGTTCTTTGTTTTGTGTACATAGttcgatttttttttttaatatgtaataagaatataaaaaatcttCTAACCAATATACTATCAATACTTTAAATGTAGTATATTCATTGAGGTCTATATTTGCGTCAAACTTATTTAATTTACATACATCcatctttttttctttattaaatcTACATTCCCATTCTTCAGTTCTTAAACTTTTAAAAAGATATGAATCTTTAAATGATTTTTctgaattttttaaatactcTTTAATAAACGGTCCCCTACGATCAATCATATGGACATCAATAGTAGTAGTCTTTCCATTGTTTTTAGGTATTTTATCAAAAACCTCTATCCATTTATTACCTTTTCCGTTATCTGGTGTGCATGGATTTGTACGACGTCTACCATTACAATTAACTTTATTGGGAGGACACGTTTTACAATATTCTAAAGGGCCAAACGTGGTTTTAGGatcattaaaatttattttattatcttgaTCATTACTCTTTTTTTCCCCACCAGTTTGACCATCTTTGCAATGTTTCAATGCTTCCAAAAAATTTGCAGCAGAAGTataatcttttaatttttcataaatgTTTTTATCATCAGCATTATTTGAAGACGTGATTACTTTTCCATGTTCCTCttcatatttcttttcttgcTTCCTAAATTCTTCGAATTTTATATCTAtccattttctatattttctaCATTGTTTATAACAAGGACGACAATCTAAATTTGAAAACATATCATTATGTTTAATATCCTCTCGTGTACAATCATGTCCATCCCCACTACAATATTGGTGACCACCTCTATCACCACGACACTCCTCCTTTATCTTCCCCAACATCTCTGTTcgttttttacaaaaattttGACCCCATTCTTCAAGGTAACGGAAGTAGGGGGGGCGAGAAATAAAGTCCACAAGGGTGGTTTTTTCACCACTGGGTGAGGCTTTAGGGTCTTTGGGTTTGGCACCACTTGTATCCTCAAGTTTGACTTTTTCGTAGTCGCTGTATTTGCCTTTGAGTGTATCGAAAAGATCTTTGTCATCCGCAGTTTTAACCTTTTCTATTGTTTTGCCCTCTCCACCACTactattttctttatatgttAGTGCACATACCATACCTTCCCAAATAGATGGACCATATTTTGTCCACCAGTCTTTTGGTGTTTGGACGGGGTTTTTTTTGCCAGGAGCAGGAGGTGAGGAACCACTAGGTTTGAAAACACTTTCTATAGCAGTTTTTATGTTCTGTTCTTTTTGCGCCATTTCTTTATCACCATTAATTATGTCGCTGTAACCATTCTTCTCGCCTTTATcaccaaataatatatctttgtAGTCTGCTAATGTATAAAACATTTGACGCAAGAAAGGGGGGGGGATTTTTCCACTATATATGTTATTGGGGTCGTTGGGGTCATCACTGCCTGAACCGGTTAGTTCTGGTCCTCCACCAGCTCCCGATAGTGCTTTCATTTCAACTGATGTTGACCGGGCGAGAAAGGGGAGTTCTCCATTTTctcgttttcttttttcctctatttccttttcttttatttttttatatctatgCCATAAGAAAAAAGTCTCTATAGCTGCCGTCTCTATAAACCACTTGAGTAAATCCTCTTGTGTCGGCGTTGTGCTGTCCTTTCCGATTAGTGATTGTAAATCGTGTATGTATAGTTTTCGCCTCCTGGGTGGCACACAAACACTACCAGTATCTTTACCACTAGGGGAACTAGGTGCTGCACGTTTGGCACGTGTGGGTTCGGCACGTTCACTCTCACTGCCAGTGGTTTCACCAGGTGTGTTGTTGTCACCACCACTAGTGGTAGGAACACATTTCCAGCCGTAGTTTTTGCCTTtcacatattttaaattacatGCATCTTGGAGATTTTCCCTGTTTTCTAGTGCGGTTTTTACTATATCACACACCTTGGGGTCTTCTACTGTTGTTTCTTTTGTTGTTACCACATCCCCCTCCTTTGCCGTTTCCACTTCCGCCTCCTGGTCTTCCGCGTCTTTGCGATCGAGGTCGTCGTCGTCTTCTTTGTCTTCTtcctcttcttcttcttcttcttcttcttcttcctctGGTTGAACTTCAGAACGTGGTTGTCCAATTTTTGCAACACCATCTCCGCCGGGTGGTTGTGGTTGCGTTTCTTGACAGTCTTTGCATTTTTTGGCTTCGTCTTTTTCGTAGTCGATCAATTTATCCATTATAGTTTTCTGTCCATTGGCACCAGCTGGttcttgattttttttttcaatgaTTTCGCGAATGTATTTTAGTTCCTCTGCCTCCTCTTCATCCAGACTATTTTCGGTATCTTGTGCGGAACCGTCTTCggatttttctttataaaattCTAATTTCAAAACTTCTTGAAGAACAAAATCAGGAGATTCTATTTCTTTGCCTAACATTCCACCTGCGATATTTTCTCCTTGCTTGCGAAAATCTTGCTTGCGAAATTGTTGTTTTATTCGGTCCCATTcgtcttttttttgtttaatccATTTTTGAAAACATTCACAATCATTATTACATTGTTGGTTTCCACATTTTATTCTGTTACCATTTTGTAAACATCTCTgaagtttttttttccaatatATAGAATCTTTTAACATATGTGCCAcccaaaaattaaaaaaatcattGTATGTCTTTTGGATTTCATCAGGGTCATTATCagtctttttttctttttttttttttaatatgcaCAATCCGCCTGCATTTATTACCTCGTTTTCATATTCCAGGTCATCCACGTCCTCCTCACCCTGATCATCTTTCGTCAGCTCTTCAGGTTGATAACATTGCCATGGTTCACACAAAGAAGAATCACTATTACCACCACAATCATCACTACCACCACCACCATTTTGTGTTTTGCAAAACgcttttaattttgtttcaatttctttttgtttttcaccACTTTTAAGGATTTTAATAGGAGTACCATCTTTGCCACCTTTAGGCCTATAAAGTTTTATATTGCATTTATCATCTTCTCCTTTGGTTTCCCATTTACCATCTTTCATTTTCACTCCACAATGAGGACAGGGTTGGCAATATTTTGAACGATAAAATGTTCCTTGACTTTCAACATTAGTACCACTAGCACCACTATTAACGTTttcaaaattaatttttcctCCTTCTGTGTCTTGAACTTTTGTGCATATTTCTTCAttacttaatttttttaaaaaatcttCAACATTTTGATAGTCAATTTTaagtattttataaaatttacttTCATACCCATCATAATTTTCGTTACGTGCATCCCGTTTTTGTCTCCTACTAACTGGTGCTCcatttattacatttatgtatttttgtttttgttttagaAATTGTTTTCGTTGGTTATCTATCCACTCAACGTAAGGATTACATGCATACAAACAGCTAATGCATTGCTTACCATAACGTAATTTACCAATCGCTCGTTTAGTTTTTTCGCAATCAAATCCATTACGGCTACAATATCGTTCTTCactatttttatcttttccaCGACAATATGTTTTAACTATATcaacatattttttctttttcctacAAAAGTCTTCTGCCCATTCCTCGAACCAGCGAAGATACTGCGGCACATAATCGAAATAGGTGGGGACATCACCATTGTTACACGTGCATTTGTCTCTAGCCAGAGTTGCATTATTTCCACTACCACATGTTGCtcgaaaatatgaataaccCCCTAGCTTGTCGTCGTCGTCACATGTAATTGCTTCCCACACGGTGTGCCGATTTGCAATCCACCAATCTTCTCTTAATTGATAAAAATGTCCTCCTTTGGCATCATCATTGTAGCGTGTTTTTAGCGCATCCTTATTCTTCCCATTTGTCGTCACGTCATCATGTATTTGCTTGAAAATATCTTTCAACTTCTTGTCTAATTCAtctctttttcctttttcttgtGGATTACCTAAATACAAATCTCTTCCTCTTACGATATCTCCTATATCAGCAAAACTTCGTGCCAACTCAGTACATAATTGAGAATcagaa is part of the Plasmodium falciparum 3D7 genome assembly, chromosome: 9 genome and harbors:
- a CDS encoding erythrocyte membrane protein 1, PfEMP1 — encoded protein: MALGRPGGEDKYKNAKDAKHLLDSIGEEVYKEIVEKDDAEKYKEALKGKLSQASIWRETVSSLKTCDIIKYEGHKLLAARGDPCKKDTNGNDVDRFSVKEQAEYDNKKMKCSNGSNGSNGKNEGACASFRRLNLCKKNMEKIPTSSTKHDLLADVCMAANYEAQSLIRDHPKYKLKYSDSQLCTELARSFADIGDIVRGRDLYLGNPQEKGKRDELDKKLKDIFKQIHDDVTTNGKNKDALKTRYNDDAKGGHFYQLREDWWIANRHTVWEAITCDDDDKLGGYSYFRATCGSGNNATLARDKCTCNNGDVPTYFDYVPQYLRWFEEWAEDFCRKKKKYVDIVKTYCRGKDKNSEERYCSRNGFDCEKTKRAIGKLRYGKQCISCLYACNPYVEWIDNQRKQFLKQKQKYINVINGAPVSRRQKRDARNENYDGYESKFYKILKIDYQNVEDFLKKLSNEEICTKVQDTEGGKINFENVNSGASGTNVESQGTFYRSKYCQPCPHCGVKMKDGKWETKGEDDKCNIKLYRPKGGKDGTPIKILKSGEKQKEIETKLKAFCKTQNGGGGSDDCGGNSDSSLCEPWQCYQPEELTKDDQGEEDVDDLEYENEVINAGGLCILKKKKEKKTDNDPDEIQKTYNDFFNFWVAHMLKDSIYWKKKLQRCLQNGNRIKCGNQQCNNDCECFQKWIKQKKDEWDRIKQQFRKQDFRKQGENIAGGMLGKEIESPDFVLQEVLKLEFYKEKSEDGSAQDTENSLDEEEAEELKYIREIIEKKNQEPAGANGQKTIMDKLIDYEKDEAKKCKDCQETQPQPPGGDGVAKIGQPRSEVQPEEEEEEEEEEEEEDKEDDDDLDRKDAEDQEAEVETAKEGDVVTTKETTVEDPKVCDIVKTALENRENLQDACNLKYVKGKNYGWKCVPTTSGGDNNTPGETTGSESERAEPTRAKRAAPSSPSGKDTGSVCVPPRRRKLYIHDLQSLIGKDSTTPTQEDLLKWFIETAAIETFFLWHRYKKIKEKEIEEKRKRENGELPFLARSTSVEMKALSGAGGGPELTGSGSDDPNDPNNIYSGKIPPPFLRQMFYTLADYKDILFGDKGEKNGYSDIINGDKEMAQKEQNIKTAIESVFKPSGSSPPAPGKKNPVQTPKDWWTKYGPSIWEGMVCALTYKENSSGGEGKTIEKVKTADDKDLFDTLKGKYSDYEKVKLEDTSGAKPKDPKASPSGEKTTLVDFISRPPYFRYLEEWGQNFCKKRTEMLGKIKEECRGDRGGHQYCSGDGHDCTREDIKHNDMFSNLDCRPCYKQCRKYRKWIDIKFEEFRKQEKKYEEEHGKVITSSNNADDKNIYEKLKDYTSAANFLEALKHCKDGQTGGEKKSNDQDNKINFNDPKTTFGPLEYCKTCPPNKVNCNGRRRTNPCTPDNGKGNKWIEVFDKIPKNNGKTTTIDVHMIDRRGPFIKEYLKNSEKSFKDSYLFKSLRTEEWECRFNKEKKMDVCKLNKFDANIDLNEYTTFKVLIVYWLEDFLYSYYILKKKIELCTQNKEQTCSEGNSKNGCVCVKKWVEKKKKEWDQIKKHFNNREQKEGDDDMKSSVKMFLEDLQHLTELNKIMKPCTELYHFLKSLGCTETDSSENSKEDAIDCMLKKLEKKTESCSDEHSDQTHQTSCDSPPLVEDEDDTLHEEIEVKMPEICKNVVDTKKENDETGETCTSEDTITKETVETDSTDGPKQEEERIAPSAGDDGATRGPQEPSPKADSGDDNPETPQPKPPSNVFDNPHVKTALMSSTIMWSIGIGFAAFTYFYLKKKTKSTIDLLRVINIPKSDYDIPTKLSPNRYIPYTSGKYRGKRYIYLEGDSGTDSGYTDHYSDITSSSESEYEELDINDIYVPGSPKYKTLIEVVLEPSGNNTTASGNNTTASGNNTTASGNNTTASDTQNDIQNDGIPSSKITDNEWNTLKHDFISNMLQSEQPNDIPNDYTSGTIPTNTNITTTSRHNVDNNTNTTMSRDNMEEKPFITSIHDRDLYTGEEYNYDMSTNSGNNDLYNGKNNLYSGQNNVYSGIDPTSDNRGLTSGKHDSYSGIDLINDALSGNQPIDIYDELLKRKENELFGTNHTKKNTSTNSVAKNTNSDPIHNQLELFHKWLDRHRHMCEKWENHHERLAKLKEEWENETHSGNTHTSDSNKTLNTDVSIQIHMDNPKPINQFTNMDTILEDLEKYKEPYYDVQDDIYYDVNDHDASVVDSNAVDVPSKVQIEMDINTKLVKEKYPITDVWDI